In one window of Epinephelus fuscoguttatus linkage group LG20, E.fuscoguttatus.final_Chr_v1 DNA:
- the LOC125880511 gene encoding histone H3.3A: MARTKQTARKSTGGKAPRKQLATKAARKSAPSTGGVKKPHRYRPGTVALREIRRYQKSTELLIRKLPFQRLVREIAQDFKTDLRFQSAAIGALQEASEAYLVGLFEDTNLCAIHAKRVTIMPKDIQLARRIRGERA, from the exons ATGGCCCGTACCAAGCAGACTGCCCGTAAATCTACTGGAGGAAAGGCGCCAAGGAAGCAGCTCGCTACCAAGGCAGCCAGGAAGAGCGCTCCGTCCACGGGAGGAGTGAAGAAGCCCCATCGTTACAG GCCTGGAACCGTGGCTCTGAGGGAGATCCGTCGTTATCAGAAGTCCACTGAGCTGCTCATCCGCAAGCTGCCCTTCCAGCGTCTGGTCAGAGAAATTGCACAGGATTTCAAGACTGACCTGCGTTTCCAGAGTGCTGCCATTGGCGCTCTTCAG GAGGCCAGCGAGGCTTACCTGGTGGGTCTGTTTGAGGACACCAACTTGTGCGCCATCCACGCCAAACGTGTCACCATCATGCCCAAAGACATCCAGCTGGCTCGCAGGATAAGGGGAGAGAGGGCCTAA
- the si:ch211-250n8.1 gene encoding uncharacterized protein si:ch211-250n8.1: protein MGRCLASDHSWSPNMAPKDPLLATLKVCVLNLQSHGETVSDTNPHLASCCELLELVLRKGLQQPVLSLVQRDYWHCFEQLIHQDACGRLSALSLVVEQTRVCKKLLSAQGRGRYLLRLALSRKTLPQFITHLLHTPRVLEWYSPTVSILRNEEFLEPFMSLLLVLSHMEFKLNMENCSFLDESWLLPVCETYEVVPCREVGLVLRYLHGRVFVLELTAGSQAHVDKFICPGDIIDEINGTSLRNSKNGQAGVVLSRLKGCPLSISVLRWRAQDGTVYRPIIKLLRALTTENPTLQLGPAPSQQSANKDQRNSPSQCLKEGRIVYIVQYLGKASIGTFGGKEVLQQGIKEVLQKNLPSKEVLLDMKETHLTCTDRNSKQELFEHHYPEISCVGRYGQPDYTVFAFCVADSPETPESTGFCCVALRASSIKECEEVVCRIATGFKHTEWFV, encoded by the exons ATGGGAAGGTGCCTCG CCTCCGATCACAGCTGGTCCCCAAACATGGCACCAAAAGACCCTCTGCTTGCCACCCTCAAAG TGTGTGTGCTGAACCTGCAGTCACATGGAGAGacggtgtcagacaccaacccTCACCTCGCCTCCTGCTGTGAGCTTCTGGAGCTGGTCCTCAGGAAGGGGCTCCAAC AGCCGGTTCTCAGTCTGGTACAAAGAGACTACTGGCACTGTTTTGAACAGCTTATCCACCAAGATGCCTGCGGCAG GCTGTCCGCCCTGTCCTTGGTGGTGGAGCAGACCAGAGTTTGCAAAAAGCTGCTCTCAGCTCAGGGCCGAGGCCGCTACCTGCTCAGACTGGCCCTCAGTCGCAAGACATTACCACAGTTCATCACACACCTGCTGCACACACCCAGAGTCCTTGAG TGGTACAGTCCGACAGTGTCTATCCTCAGGAATGAGGAATTTTTGG AGCCTTTCATGTCGCTGCTACTGGTCCTCTCTCACATGGAGTTtaaactcaacatggag AATTGCAGTTTTCTGGATGAGAGCTGGCTCCTTCCG GTGTGTGAGACATATGAAGTAGTGCCCTGTCGGGAGGTAGGGTTGGTGTTGAG GTATCTCCATGGGCGTGTCTTCGTCCTCGAACTGACAGCTGGTAGTCAGGCTCATGTCGACAAGTTTATCTGCCCTGGTGACATCATTGATGAGATCAATGGGACCTCACTGAGGAATTCCAAGAATGGACAG GCAGGTGTCGTTCTGTCTCGTCTGAAGGGCTGCCCTCTGTCCATCAGCGTTCTGCGGTGGAGGGCTCAGGATGGGACAGTGTATCGGCCCATTATCAAGCTCCTGCGGGCCCTGACGACAGAGAACCCCACCCTGCAGCTTGGTCCTGCTCCCTCCCAGCAGTCAGCCAACAAAGACCAGAGAAACTCTCCGTCACAGTGTCTCAAAGAGGGAAG GATTGTGTACATTGTGCAGTATTTGGGAAAAGCAAGCATTGGAACG TTTGGGGGCAAGGAGGTGCTACAGCAGGGCATTAAAGAAGTATTGCAGAAAAACCTGCCTAGCAAG GAAGTGCTCTTAGATATGAAGGAGACGCATTTGACATGCACAGATAGAAACAGTAAACAA GAGCTGTTTGAGCATCACTATCCAGAGATTTCATGTGTAGGAAGATATGGTCAACCAGACTACACAGTATTTGCATTCTGTGTGGC AGACTCCCCAGAAACCCCTGAGTCAACAGGCTTCTGCTGTGTGGCACTAAGAGCCAGCAGCATCAAGGAGTGTGAAGAGGTTGTGTGCCGTATTG CTACTGGTTTCAAGCACACtgaatggtttgtatga
- the zgc:194990 gene encoding butyrophilin subfamily 1 member A1, whose product MMKDCLQFLIEPAKKLKIRLKESRKKVKLEKKEPLVESQLFIMELARELNKICQRSNILGHIWTSEDIWPASVCRDFIVEWAAVLEKRVQPRIILSEYQYEKPEKKDWKGHLLCMLEAGGECDMGAHKRVIMDWTREIKSRPQPTVWPGEPVLMMLDDLEFQWKRGRLPNLLPAMELVMLAVMNADSPVKEDVTKQWLVRKQKSQKTDAVRYIPHSVWNWICDAAENVTLDSDTANPDLLISGDEKRMRCGLERRAVPRCPRRFDGWWCAVGQEGYSSGRHYWEVEVGERDWRLGVAKASAVRQGFRPLTTETGYLTLRLERGTDLKALTVPVTPLSQSLVPRKVGVYLDYEQGQLSFYDVEKRSHLYTYTEKFTEELYPVFGTVEVVKDLVIRPADVRQPCLCPGPCLWT is encoded by the exons ATGATGAAGGACTGCCTGCAGTTCCTTATCGAGCCGGCCAAAAAGCTCAAGATCCGACTCAAG GAGTCCCGTAAGAAAGTGAAACTTGAGAAAAAGGAGCCACTGGTAGAGAGTCAGTTATTTATCATGGAACTGGCCCGAGAGCTCAACAAAATTTGCCAG AGATCAAACATCCTAGGCCACATCTGGACCAGTGAGGACATCTGGCCGGCCAGTGTGTGTCGTGATTTCATTGTGGAATGGGCTGCTGTGTTGGAGAAGAGAGTACAG CCGAGGATCATCCTGTCTGAATACCAGTATGAGAAACCAGAGAAGAAAGACTGGAAGGGACACCTCCTGTGCATGCTGGAGGCAGGCGGGGAGTGCGACATGGGGGCCCACAAAAGAGTCATCATGGACTGGACGCGAGAGATTAAGAGCAGACCTCAG CCCACCGTCTGGCCAGGTGAGCCTGTGCTCATGATGCTAGATGACCTGGAGTTCCAGTGGAAGAGGGGGCGTCTCCCCAACCTGCTCCCAGCCATGGAGCTTGTCATGCTGGCCGTGATGAACGCCGACAGCCCTGTCAAG GAGGACGTGACAAAGCAATGGCTGGTGAGAAAGCAGAAGAGCCAGAAGACCG ATGCTGTCCGTTACATTCCCCACAGTG TGTGGAACTGGATTTGCGATGCCGCAG AGAACGTCACTTTGGACTCTGACACAGCCAACCCAGACCTCCTCATCTCCGGTGATGAAAAGCGTATGCGATGCGGCCTGGAGCGCCGGGCAGTCCCACGATGCCCAAGACGCTTCGACGGCTGGTGGTGTGCAGTGGGCCAGGAGGGCTACTCCTCTGGACGCCactactgggaggtggaggtgggtgaGCGGGATTGGCGGTTGGGCGTGGCCAAGGCGTCTGCGGTGAGGCAGGGCTTCCGCCCGCTCACCACGGAAACAGGCTACCTGACCCTCCGTCTTGAGAGGGGCACAGATCTGAAAGCCCTGACAGTGCCCGTCACCCCGCTGTCACAGAGCCTGGTGCCCAGGAAGGTAGGGGTGTACCTGGACTATGAGCAGGGCCAGCTGTCTTTCTACGACGTGGAGAAGCGCTCCCACCTGTACACCTACACTGAGAAGTTCACAGAGGAACTGTACCCTGTGTTTGGGACTGTGGAGGTGGTCAAAGACCTGGTGATCAGGCCTGCAGACGTCAGACAGCCGTGCCTCTGCCCCGGGCCCTGCCTCTGGACCTGA